In a genomic window of Methanocalculus alkaliphilus:
- the uvrC gene encoding excinuclease ABC subunit UvrC — protein MIDYSHIPEEPGSYLFSDDGGSVIYIGKAKNLRKRVQSYFQKRDLDPKTAVLVESIASVDFIATRDETEALILENTLIKQHQPKYNIDLKDAKSYAFIHLSDDPFPRIGIARKTGAKGTYFGPFVSGRERDRLLAAAKKIFGLRSCRRLPKRACLRYHIGTCPAPCIGAITEEAYGERVDQAVEVLKGRVKGLITRLEEEMKERSVACDFEGAIRLRETITALTHLSGRRMMRPKREHEGDLINYRISGGEVFLLLFHQRNGTLVDKEEFRFPESPDFLSEFIVQYYSDHEVPEEVIIPAAVDDAISGYLARLRGKSVAVTVPKQGQKRDLLEIAAKNVDLTWFAGEERVHALKKALKLPKPPAIIECFDISHLAGTATVGSMVRFTNGRPDKRQYRRYSIKTVMGIDDPAAIREIVSRRYRRLIDEERDLPDLILVDGGKAQLAAAYAALRKLDLTIPVAALAKREEEIYLPNIPYPIPVPHDDPASLLLQEIRDEAHRFAITYNRLKRKKKIIP, from the coding sequence GAAGAACCTCAGGAAGAGGGTGCAGAGTTATTTCCAGAAGCGGGACCTCGATCCCAAGACCGCCGTCCTCGTCGAATCTATCGCCTCGGTCGATTTCATCGCAACCAGGGATGAGACCGAGGCGCTCATCCTCGAAAATACCCTCATCAAGCAGCACCAGCCGAAGTACAACATCGATCTCAAGGATGCAAAGAGCTACGCCTTCATCCACCTCTCCGATGATCCCTTCCCGAGGATCGGGATCGCACGAAAGACCGGGGCGAAAGGGACCTACTTCGGCCCTTTCGTCTCCGGAAGGGAACGGGATCGCCTCCTTGCCGCGGCAAAGAAGATCTTCGGGCTCAGATCCTGCCGGCGTCTCCCGAAGCGTGCCTGTCTCCGGTACCATATCGGGACATGCCCGGCACCATGCATCGGCGCGATCACCGAAGAGGCATATGGAGAGAGGGTTGACCAGGCGGTCGAGGTCCTGAAGGGGAGGGTGAAGGGGCTGATCACCCGGCTTGAGGAGGAGATGAAGGAGCGATCCGTTGCCTGTGACTTTGAGGGTGCAATCAGGCTCCGGGAGACGATCACTGCACTGACCCATCTCTCAGGGCGCCGGATGATGAGACCGAAACGGGAGCATGAAGGGGATCTCATCAACTACCGGATAAGCGGGGGTGAGGTCTTCCTCCTCCTCTTCCACCAGAGAAACGGGACTCTTGTAGATAAGGAGGAGTTCCGGTTCCCGGAATCCCCCGATTTCCTCTCCGAATTCATCGTCCAGTACTACAGTGACCATGAGGTTCCGGAGGAGGTGATCATCCCGGCTGCCGTCGATGACGCCATCAGCGGGTACCTGGCACGCCTCCGAGGAAAGAGCGTCGCTGTGACGGTTCCGAAGCAGGGGCAGAAACGGGATCTCCTTGAGATAGCTGCAAAAAATGTCGATCTCACCTGGTTTGCCGGGGAAGAGCGGGTACATGCCCTTAAAAAAGCCCTGAAACTACCGAAACCCCCCGCCATCATCGAATGTTTCGACATCTCCCATCTTGCAGGAACCGCCACCGTCGGGTCGATGGTGCGGTTTACGAACGGCCGGCCTGATAAGAGGCAGTACCGGCGGTACTCGATCAAGACGGTTATGGGGATCGATGACCCCGCTGCGATCCGGGAGATCGTCTCCCGGCGGTACAGGCGGCTCATTGATGAGGAGCGTGATCTTCCCGATCTCATCCTCGTTGATGGGGGGAAGGCACAGCTTGCGGCGGCATATGCAGCATTGCGCAAGCTTGACCTTACCATCCCGGTAGCGGCCCTTGCCAAGCGGGAGGAGGAGATCTATCTTCCAAATATTCCCTATCCGATCCCGGTACCGCACGATGATCCCGCATCCCTCCTCCTTCAGGAGATCCGGGATGAGGCACACCGTTTCGCCATCACCTATAACAGGCTGAAGCGAAAGAAGAAGATTATACCATGA
- the uvrB gene encoding excinuclease ABC subunit UvrB, translating to MRFTLRADFSPRGSQPAAIRGLTEGFESGMTKQTLLGVTGSGKTFTIANVINRIQKPTLVLAHNKTLAAQLYNEFQDFFPENRVEYFVSYYDYYQPESYLPQKDQYIEKDADINAKIEQMRLSATASLLSRPDTIIVSSVSCIYGLGNPEHFGNLGFELRCGERIARSDLIGRLVEIQFERNDTELAPGRFRVRGDTIEIIPGYYNDIIRIELFGDEIDRISEIEKTGGRRLKTMEYFHVYPARHFVIPEEEKKRAITSIRAELEEVLPTLGMIEAHRLRQRTLFDIEMIEETGSCKGIENYSRHFDGRNAGEQPYCLLDYFGDDFLMIIDESHQTLPQVRGMYNGDYSRKKSLVEYGFRLPSAFDNRPLKFHEFEAYMKKVIFVSATPGGYEGEHADQVVEQIIRPTGLVDPVVEIRPIEGQTQDLLAEIRKTIDQGDRCLVTTLTKRLAEELTDYFVEQGIKTRYLHSEIQTLERTEIIRQLRLGTFDVLVGINLLREGLDIPEVGFVGILDADKEGFLRNEKSLIQTIGRAARNVNSHVVLYADRMTDSIRRAVAETERRRRIQIAFNDEHGIIPATIRKPIREKEVDLDDLAHLPKAELPNVIIQLEAEMRAAAESLDFEHAIELREEIRRAKEMMEQ from the coding sequence ATGAGGTTCACACTCCGGGCAGACTTCTCCCCACGCGGCTCCCAACCCGCTGCGATCCGTGGGCTGACGGAAGGCTTTGAATCAGGGATGACGAAGCAGACCCTCCTTGGGGTCACCGGCTCCGGAAAGACCTTCACCATCGCTAATGTGATCAACCGTATCCAGAAGCCGACCCTCGTCCTTGCCCATAACAAAACCCTCGCTGCCCAGTTATACAATGAGTTTCAGGATTTCTTCCCTGAGAACCGGGTGGAGTACTTCGTCTCGTATTATGATTATTATCAGCCTGAGAGCTATCTGCCGCAGAAGGATCAGTATATTGAAAAAGATGCGGATATCAATGCAAAGATCGAGCAGATGCGCCTCTCGGCAACCGCCTCACTCCTCTCCCGGCCTGATACCATCATTGTCTCGTCCGTCTCCTGCATCTATGGTCTTGGAAATCCCGAGCATTTCGGAAACCTCGGCTTTGAGCTCCGGTGCGGGGAGCGGATCGCGAGGAGTGATCTCATCGGCCGGCTTGTTGAGATCCAGTTTGAACGCAATGATACAGAACTTGCACCCGGGAGATTCCGTGTCCGGGGCGACACCATCGAGATCATCCCGGGGTACTACAATGATATCATCAGGATCGAGCTCTTCGGGGATGAGATAGACCGGATATCGGAGATTGAGAAGACCGGAGGCAGAAGGCTCAAGACGATGGAGTACTTCCATGTCTATCCCGCCCGTCACTTCGTCATCCCTGAAGAGGAGAAGAAACGGGCAATCACATCGATCAGGGCGGAGCTTGAAGAGGTCCTCCCGACCCTTGGGATGATCGAGGCGCACCGGCTGCGGCAGCGTACCCTCTTTGATATCGAGATGATCGAGGAGACCGGGAGCTGCAAAGGGATCGAGAACTACTCCCGCCACTTTGATGGGCGAAATGCGGGTGAACAGCCGTACTGTCTCCTTGATTACTTCGGGGATGACTTCCTGATGATCATCGATGAGAGCCACCAGACCCTCCCCCAGGTCAGGGGGATGTATAATGGCGACTACTCACGGAAGAAGAGTCTCGTGGAGTACGGATTCCGGTTGCCAAGCGCCTTTGACAACCGGCCCCTGAAGTTCCATGAGTTCGAGGCATATATGAAGAAGGTCATCTTCGTCTCGGCGACCCCCGGCGGGTATGAGGGGGAGCATGCCGATCAGGTTGTCGAGCAGATCATCCGGCCGACGGGCCTCGTCGATCCGGTTGTGGAGATCCGGCCGATTGAAGGGCAGACACAGGATCTCCTTGCCGAGATTCGAAAAACCATTGATCAGGGTGACCGGTGCCTCGTCACCACCCTCACCAAGCGGCTCGCCGAAGAGCTGACCGACTATTTTGTAGAACAGGGGATCAAAACCCGGTACCTCCACTCCGAGATACAGACGCTCGAACGGACCGAGATCATCCGGCAGCTCCGGCTCGGGACTTTTGATGTCCTTGTGGGGATCAATCTGCTTCGTGAAGGGCTTGATATTCCTGAGGTCGGGTTCGTCGGGATACTTGATGCCGATAAGGAAGGGTTCCTCAGGAATGAAAAGAGCCTTATCCAGACGATTGGGCGAGCGGCACGGAACGTCAACTCACATGTCGTCCTCTATGCCGACCGGATGACCGACTCAATCCGGCGGGCCGTCGCCGAGACCGAGAGGAGACGAAGGATCCAGATCGCTTTCAATGATGAGCATGGGATCATCCCTGCGACGATCCGAAAGCCGATCCGGGAGAAGGAGGTCGATCTCGATGATCTGGCTCACCTACCGAAGGCTGAGCTTCCAAACGTCATCATCCAGCTTGAAGCAGAGATGCGTGCCGCCGCCGAATCACTCGACTTTGAGCATGCAATAGAACTGCGGGAGGAGATCCGGCGGGCAAAAGAGATGATGGAGCAGTGA